A single window of Arcobacter venerupis DNA harbors:
- the fliI gene encoding flagellar protein export ATPase FliI: MDIEDILNRIDSTNLSIPFGRIKNISSTTLTATGLEVAVGDIVKIESVQHLYTVLGMVASIDNISFTIVPFSFIDGFRIHDKVYIQKDGLTVKCGYGLLGRVINALGEPIDNLGKITNLEENAPINKLSMPPLERGIIEQKFATGVKAIDSMLTSGKGQKVGIFAGSGVGKSTLMGMIVKGCEAQIKVVALIGERGREIPEFIHYNLDNNLENTVIIAATSDESALMRKYGAFTAMAIAEFFRDKGHDVLLMMDSVTRFAMAQREIGLSTGEPPVSRGYPPSVFALLPQLMERAGNNKKGSITAFFTVLVDGDDMNDPIADQSRSILDGHIVLTRELTEQGFYPPINLLKSASRVMDKVVTKEHYNDFLKLKRVLSLIKENEVLVRVGAYKTGMDPELDNAMSKKEQIREFLTQDTQKVFGFDEIVTMFRKVLQ; this comes from the coding sequence ATGGATATTGAAGATATATTAAACAGAATTGACTCAACAAATCTATCAATTCCTTTTGGAAGAATTAAAAATATTTCATCAACAACTTTAACAGCAACAGGTTTAGAAGTTGCTGTTGGAGATATAGTGAAAATAGAATCAGTTCAACATTTATATACTGTTTTAGGAATGGTAGCTTCAATTGATAATATATCATTTACAATTGTTCCATTTTCTTTTATTGATGGATTTAGAATTCATGATAAAGTCTACATTCAAAAAGATGGATTAACTGTTAAATGTGGTTATGGTTTATTGGGTAGAGTAATAAATGCTTTAGGTGAACCAATTGATAATTTGGGAAAAATTACTAATCTAGAAGAAAATGCGCCAATAAATAAACTTTCAATGCCTCCTCTTGAAAGAGGAATAATTGAACAAAAATTTGCAACAGGTGTTAAAGCAATTGATTCAATGTTGACAAGTGGTAAAGGACAAAAAGTTGGTATTTTTGCAGGTTCAGGAGTAGGAAAATCTACTCTTATGGGAATGATTGTAAAAGGTTGTGAAGCACAGATAAAAGTTGTTGCTCTAATTGGTGAAAGAGGACGTGAGATTCCTGAATTCATCCATTATAATTTGGATAATAATTTAGAAAATACAGTAATCATTGCAGCAACTTCAGATGAATCAGCTTTAATGAGAAAATATGGAGCTTTTACTGCGATGGCAATTGCAGAGTTTTTTAGAGATAAAGGACATGATGTTCTACTAATGATGGATTCAGTTACTAGATTTGCTATGGCACAAAGAGAAATAGGTCTAAGTACAGGAGAACCACCTGTTAGTCGAGGATATCCACCTTCTGTATTTGCATTGTTACCTCAATTAATGGAAAGAGCTGGAAATAATAAAAAAGGATCAATTACTGCATTTTTTACTGTTTTAGTTGATGGTGATGATATGAATGATCCAATTGCTGATCAAAGTAGATCTATTTTAGATGGACATATTGTATTAACAAGAGAATTAACTGAACAAGGATTTTATCCTCCAATAAATCTGCTGAAATCTGCTTCAAGAGTTATGGATAAGGTTGTTACAAAAGAGCACTATAATGATTTTTTAAAGTTAAAAAGGGTATTATCATTAATAAAAGAGAATGAAGTGTTGGTTAGAGTTGGGGCTTATAAAACTGGAATGGATCCAGAACTTGACAACGCAATGTCAAAGAAAGAACAAATAAGAGAATTTCTAACTCAAGATACTCAGAAAGTCTTTGGATTTGATGAGATAGTAACAATGTTTAGAAAGGTTTTACAATGA
- a CDS encoding flagellar hook-associated protein 3, translating to MINQTDQMLYRLSNLNIQQQLNTYQMSTKEKLQEGSDDSTLYSRLIAVDEKVRTYEGLQTQIERTTAQNNVADSSMASIKKIFENAIQELSKANTATTTAEGIAAISANLSGIKENLYQFANTQVEGQYVFAGSNSTIKPFEKDSNGKVTYVGNNQLRKVAVEEGSYREKGVTGFDMMMYPSATAYKGENLNFNGSDRILDQDGNEWKLNSPTNDTLTKFDSNGVATTETITPITNDGLTPATYTATLPSTDGTKFEAKTSIFDLIDNTINALNKVDSVGNPISDEESKALISKSGTELNKAYDGINIAHAQLGGRNKLFENALDNISSKLTQYDILSQNIGGADMTKVAVEAKALELTYTALYSTINKTSQLSLVNFMN from the coding sequence ATGATTAATCAAACAGATCAAATGCTTTATAGATTGAGTAATTTAAATATTCAACAACAATTAAATACTTATCAAATGAGCACAAAAGAAAAACTCCAAGAGGGAAGTGATGATTCTACTTTATATTCAAGATTAATAGCAGTTGATGAAAAAGTTAGAACTTATGAAGGATTACAAACTCAAATTGAAAGAACCACTGCTCAAAATAATGTAGCTGATTCCAGTATGGCTTCTATAAAGAAAATATTTGAAAATGCTATACAGGAATTAAGTAAAGCAAATACTGCAACGACTACAGCGGAGGGAATTGCAGCAATTAGTGCAAATCTTTCAGGAATAAAAGAGAATCTTTATCAGTTTGCTAATACTCAAGTTGAAGGTCAATATGTATTTGCAGGCTCAAACTCAACAATTAAACCATTTGAAAAAGATTCAAATGGAAAAGTAACTTACGTTGGAAACAACCAACTTAGAAAAGTTGCTGTTGAGGAGGGATCATATAGAGAAAAAGGAGTTACTGGATTTGATATGATGATGTATCCCAGTGCTACTGCTTATAAAGGTGAAAATCTAAATTTTAATGGTTCAGATAGAATTCTTGATCAAGATGGCAATGAATGGAAATTAAATTCTCCAACAAATGATACTTTAACAAAATTTGATTCAAATGGAGTTGCAACAACTGAAACTATTACTCCTATAACAAATGATGGATTAACACCTGCAACATATACTGCAACTCTCCCATCGACTGATGGTACAAAATTTGAAGCAAAAACAAGTATTTTTGATTTAATTGATAATACAATAAATGCTTTAAACAAAGTTGATAGTGTTGGTAATCCTATTAGTGATGAAGAATCAAAAGCATTGATTAGTAAAAGTGGTACAGAGTTAAATAAGGCTTATGACGGAATTAACATTGCTCATGCACAACTGGGAGGAAGAAATAAATTATTTGAAAATGCTCTTGATAATATTTCTTCTAAATTAACTCAATATGATATATTATCTCAAAATATTGGTGGTGCGGATATGACAAAAGTTGCAGTAGAGGCTAAAGCTTTGGAACTAACATATACTGCACTTTATTCAACAATTAATAAAACAAGTCAATTGTCATTAGTTAATTTTATGAATTAA